GCAGGCAAGAGTCCCCCCCGGATTGACGCAAAGATTGCGAAAAAGAACCCTTTCCGGCCAGGAACTAGCCCTGATAATCAGGGGATAACCGATTCTTTCCGCAACATCTCTTGCCTGATCCATGTCCCTTGCGATGCCGTTCTCAGGCACACGCAGGCCGATATGGCTCATGGCGTCACGGAATTGCTCCCTCTCTTCGGCCTTGCGAATAACCGGAATTGAGGCACCTATCATCTCCACCCCCAATTTTTCCAGGAGTCCGGTCCCGGCAACTTTCACTGCCGTGTTGAGACCTGTCTGGCCCCCGAGGGTCGGGAGAATGGCATGGGGCCTTTCCCGTTCGATTATCTTTGCCACAATCTCAGGTGTAATGGGCTCAATATAGGTGCGGTGGGCCGTTTCAGGGTCCGTCATGATCGTGGCGGGATTACTGTTTACGAGCACGACCTCATAGCCTTCTTCCATCAGGGCCTTGCATGCCTGGGTCCCTGAATAATCAAACTCGCACGCCTGTCCGATAATGATAGGACCCGAGCCGATAATCAGGATCTTGTTTATGTCTGTACGTCTCGGCATGATATGTGGGTTTGCGGGTTATAAAAATGGTGAACCCTGAACCTTTGAACCCCTGAACCCCTGAACCCCTGAACGGTTTACTTATCATTTTGCAATCATGGCCCGCATGCGGTCAGAGGCATTCTGCGCATGATCGGCAATAGCGCCTATATGCTCAACCAGCCTGACCAGGTGATATACTACCAGGGCATCTTTGATGGTGGTGAAAATCTTGAATTTCAGTTCCCGCTCCAGATGGTCGGCCTCTCTTTCATATTGGCGAATGTCCCGTATAAGGCTCTTCATCCTGATCCTTTGCTTTTCGGACCTGCTCTTGAAATACTCTCTGGCAAGGGTTACCAGTTCGGGTAATTTTTCAATGGGCGGAATCACGGCTTCGACCAGGTCATGAATATCTGCAGCCAACTCGGCCGGAATACCTTCGGGCCGAAAGGATAACCAGAACAGGGCCTCTTCTACCTCATCCAGGACCTTATCCTGCTCCCTCAGGTAGTCAAAGAACTCAAACTTATCCACAGGCATGAGGATGCCCCTGGGCAGATGGTTGCGGATATTGCGCTTGATATCATCGGCCTCGCTTTCCAGACGGGCTACCTGTTCTGTCAGGAGGTCGAACCGTTTGCATTCCTGACCGATATGACAAACAACGGCTTCCCTGAAAAGCCGGGTGCATTCTTTGACCTTGTCGGCGTGCTTTTGCAGATCTTCAAAAGGAGATCTGTGAAACAGCGAGCTGATTAATAAGCGCATAAAATATTCCTCCTCCAGGTACCCGTTTTACAATAATAGATTCATAATAAAAAGAGGGCGAGCACCTTGTATATAAGCATGGCCAGGACCATCGTAAAAGGCAGGGTCACTACCCATGAAAATCCTATGTTTTTCAGGATACGCAGATCGAGCGCCCCTATGCCCCGCATGAGCCCTACGCCCACCACTGATCCTACCAGCACGTGGGTGGTTGAAACCGGCAAACCAAGGCGGGAGCATATCAGAATGGTGGTGGCTGCTCCGAACTGGGCACAAAATCCCCGGATCGGCGTAATCTCCGTAATATTTTTTCCTATGGTCTCAAGGACGCGGGTACCAAATACATAAAGCCCCCCGCCCACAGCGATGCCGCCTATAAAAAGCATCCAGAACGGCACCTCCACCTGCAGGGCCACTGACTTGGTCTCGACCACGGAAAAGATGGCCGCAAGCGGGCCGACGGCATTTGCCACATCGTTGGCTCCATGGGCAAAGGCGACATAACAGGCCGCCAGTACCTGAAGCTGGGCAAAGAAACATTCGGCAGGGGAGAACCCCTGGGGATTGGGCCCCAGCTCACACTTAACATGTACCTGCCAGCGTACCCATTTCCGGCCGAACATGGCCGCCAGGGCCGCGCAAGGGATAGTGAGCAACACCGTATAGAAAAAACCTACGTCGAGGTGGAGATTCTTGAGGCCCTTAAATATAAAGGAAAGGATGAGCACCAACATCACAAAGAAGATCATGCCTGGTGCATAGTGAACCGCTGCTGCATATGGATCCCCGGCGGCCATGACCCTTTTTTCAAGAAAATAGTAAATGCCTCCTGCAATCAAGGCCCCTGCAACCGGTGAAATGACCCAACTGAGAGCAATACTGATGATCTTACCCCAGCTGACGGCGCCTGCGCCCACACTTATTATCCCAAAGCCGACCACAGCGCCCACGATGGCGTGTGTGGTGGAGACAGGCAGCCCAAAGTATGTAGCCAGATGCACCCAGAGACCGGCTGCGATGAGTGCGGCAAACATCCCGAGCATCAAATTGTTGGGCGCGTCCATCAGGAGACCCGGGTCAATGATTCCCTTGCTGATAGTGCCGGTTACATACCCGCCTGCAAGTGTAGCGCCGAGCACATTTGCAATTATCGAAATTATTACCGCCTGCCTCAGGGTCAACGCCCGGGAGCCGACCGCGGTCCCCATGGCGTTGGCAAGGTCATTGGCGCCGATATTGGCTGCCATGTAAAGACCGATCAGCGTGGCGATCGATAAGATGATGACATCAATGTTCATATCTTATAGCTTATAACCGTTCACGGAACGCCGAAATTAGAAAATAGAAATTGGAAATTTGGCCATATCTGATAGCTCTTCTGTCAATTTGCATACATCCAGTTCGTAAACTCGTTTCACCTCTGAGGATGGTGCGTCCCCTCTTTTCCGGGGATCGAAATATATTCAGCTTTACTCCGAAATCCATGGCCACTACACGCCACGAGCCAGGTTTGTCAGGCCACTGGAATTGATCAAGATCCATGCCCGGATTGACCAGGCGCCCGTCCTGCCATTTGTCTCGCAACGGCCGGTAAAGGAACGGCCCCTGAATACCATTCCGTCTGCCAGGGCCAATAAGGCTTTCATTTCTACCAGGTATTGCGGACCTTTATGCCGCGGGAGCGCAGTTCGTCCTTGATCTGTTTGATAGTATAGGTCCCATAGTGGACAATAGATGCTATGAGTGCGGCATCTGCCTTGGCATACTTCAACACATCATACATGTGGTCTATGTTTCCGGCGCCGCCGGAGGCAATTACCGGGATATTCACGTTTCCGGAAATAAGCGACGTCAGCGCGATTTCATAACCCTGTTGCGTACCGTCTGCATCGATGGAGTTCAGGCATATTTCACCTGCCCCCGAATCCTCGGCCTTTCTGGCCCAGGCAAGTGCGTCAATGCCTGTATACGTCCTGCCGCCATGGATGACGATTTCATAACCTGACGGAGTTCTGCCGGAAGGCTCGACCTTTTTGACGTCCATCCCGAGGACAATGCACTGGCTCCCAAAGGCCCTTGCCCCCTCGGAAATGATCTCGGGGTCCTTCACTGCTGCGGTATTGACACTCACTTTTTCCGCTCCGGCCAGGAGCACGGCGCGCATGTCCTCAATGGTCCTGATTCCACCGCCCACGGAAAAGGGTATGAAAATCTCCTCAGCCACACGGCGAACAACATCTATCATAATGTCACGCCTCTCACTGGAGGCGGTTATATCATAAAAGACGATCTCGTCCGCTCCCTCTTCATAATAGAACCTGGCCATTTCCACCGGGTCGCCGATATCCACATTCTCTTTAAATTTTATACCTTTTGTTGTCTTCCCGTCTCTCACATCAAGACAGGGTATGATCCTCTTACTCAGCATAATGACCGTTCCATGTACAGAAGTTTTTCAGGATTTTCAGACCAGGGGTTCCGCTCTTTTCAGGATGAAACTGCGTGGCGATCAGGTTCTTGCAGCCGATAATGGACGGAAACTCTATTCCGTAATCAGTAGTCCCGATGACGCATTTGTCTGAAGCAGGCATTGGATAATAGGAATGGACAAAATAGAATTCGTCAGCCGGCTTAATCCCTTCCAGCACCGGATGCCTTTTGACTAAATGAACGCCGTTCCATCCCATATGGGGTATTTTAAGGCGCTCATTTTCCTTGGAAAAAAGGGGAGAGGGAAACATCTTCACATCTCCGCTGATTAATCCTAAGCACTGCGTACTGTTCTCTTCGCTTCTATCCAGTATGATCTGCGCACCCAGACATATTCCCAGGATCGGCTTGCCGGTCTCAAAGGCATGCCTCAAGACTTTGTCCAGACCAAGATGTCTCAGGTCGGCGATTGCCTGACCGGCCGCCCCCACTCCGGGAAAGATAATCCTTTCAGAGCCGAGTACTTCTTCCCTGTCTTGAGTAATACAACAGGGAAACCCCAGCTTCTTAAGAGCACGTTCCACACTCTTCAGGTTTCCGGCCTTGTAATCAATGATCGCAATCAATTTATTTATTATACCTCAGTGATTCCGCTCAAAAAGCTATCATAGCCAACCTAACGTGGTTGTTTTGAAAGATGAACATCGAACATCGAACGTCCAACATCCAACATCGAATAAAAAAACAAATACCCAATACCGAACCTTCAACAGCTATTTCTGTTTCTTCATCTTTTTCCATTCAACATTCGATGTTGGACGTTCGATGTTCGATGTTCATTACTAAACTCTACCAACATGTGAATGTGCCCTCTTTCAGCTCCTATGCAACGCAGCAGATGGGGTATTTCAGCGGAATCATCAAATATTTTCCTCCATCTCCCACACCCCACAGGGGCAAATGGCTGCGCAGAAGCCGCACCCTATGCACTTGTCTTCGATAACTGTATACTCGAATTCTCCCCCCGGCCCCCCTAATCTCTTGATTGCCCCGTGATAGCATGCGGTCTCACACATGTGGCAATCCCTGCAGGCCCCGCAGGAGGCGCAGCGGTCGGCCTCCTGTTCCGGGACAAATTCCTCGCCATGGGAGACCTCGTAATAGACAAGCTTAATCCGGTCGCAGGGAATTGCAGGCCGCTTTTCAGGTTCGTAATCCGTGTGCATCATCATGGCATGGATTGCCTCTGCCGCCCTGCGTCCTGCACCAATGGCATGAGTGATCAATCCGGGCTGCGTGGCGTCACCCACGGCAAAGACCTTCACATCCGAGGTCTGGCCCATTTCGTTCACCACGATATAGCCTCGTTCGGTATGGATCTCCCGGGGAAGGAAATCCAGAATAGGGACCTCGCCAATGGAGATGATGACCGTATCGGCCTCAAGAGACGTACCGTCCTTGAAATATATTGTCCGTGCCGCCTTGTCATAGCGTTCCGTAATTTTGGGATAGAGGATCCGGGTCCCTCTTGACTTTGCCGCCTCCCGCTCCCTTCCGAAACTGGCAGGGGCCTGGATGTCCACTGCCGTAACCGACTCTGCTCCGCAGTTGTAGGCCTCGCAGGCGATGTCCATGCCCACATTTCCGGCGCCGATGATGACGACTTTCTGGCCCGTTAGGTCCGGCTTTTTACCCAGGTTAACGGCCTTTAAGAACTCGATGCCGGCCGTGACATCTTCGTTTCCAGGAAAGGGGATGGTGCGGGGCTGGTGTGCACCGCAGGCAATGATCACGACTTCATGATTCCGGTAAATCTCCCGGAATGCATTCAGGTCAATTCGCTGGCCAAGATGTACATGTACTCCGATCTCTGTGAAGCGGGAGATCTCCTTTTCCAGCACCTCATGGTTCAGGCGTTCTCTGGGGATACAGGATTCCACCTTGCCCCCGAGTTTTCCGGCCGCCTCATAGAGATCTACTTCATGCCCCCTGAGGGCCAGTTGCCAGGCCGCTGACATACCTCCGGGCCCGCCGCCGATGATACCAACTTTACGCCCGGTAGGGGATGCAGGTTTTGGGGCAGGCACATCCAGACTAAGCCGTCCCATAGCGGCGATGTCCACAGGTCTGTCAAATTGTGCGCGGGTACAGGCCTGCATGCAGAGATTCGGGCAGAGCTGGCCGCAGACCGTTGCCGGGAAAGGGCTGTATTTCAGGACGAGGGAAAGGGCCTCTTCCAGACGACCTTCCCTGATAAGGGCCGCGCGTTTATTCGAGGGTATCCCCGAAGGACATGCAGCTACGCATGGAGGGAGATATTTCTCGTTGTTCCAGACCGGTTTGAGCCGGCGGTCTGCGCCGGTCGTGATATAGGGAAGTACCGTCTGCGGGTGCTCGATATATTCTCCGAAGATACCTCCCCGGCCCACATCCTTTTCCCAGACCTGGACATGAAATTCGCTGAGGGGCATCTTCAATCCCGGTCGCGCCGTGCGCTCTGCAGGGGTATAGGCAATTAGTTTTTTCCAGTGCGATGGGTCCTGGGCCAAAAGATCGTGGTACTCAGTCCGGTCTATCGCCTTTAGATACGGCTTTATGTTTTCAGTAAGCCACTCCCAGTCTTTGGAGGTAAGATCCGCAAGTCTGACATCCCTGGCGCTGTATCCCTTAATAGGGCCACGGAAGTAGATGGTACCGCCCACCATGCCCACACAGGGCCGATAGCCCAGAATGTTTTCAGGATTTCGGGGATTTACGCCGCAGACCACCGCAATGCCCCCTGCCTTGAATTCGGCAAAGGAATCACCCACGTCTCTGAAATACCAGGACTGGAGCGGTTCAAAGCGGGGATTCCTTTTAGTCATTGTATCACAACGGGCACCGCCGCCGCCCTGCACATACAGAATCCCCTGTGCACCGGCATTATGTGCCCCATTGGTCACATCCCCCAGCACCGTGATCCTGGCACCGCAGTTGAGCCAGCCCACATCGTCTGAACAGCTGCCTTCAACCACAATCTCCGTCCCGTACATGCCCATACTGCCCAGGCGCTGGCCCACCGGCCCGCGAACGGTTATGGAGACCTTCTCATTCCTGGGCCAGATCCGGCCGCCGATGCCATGTTGCCCCTGTGCCTCGACAACCAGTTGCCGGGCCCCGTCAGTGATGGCCTGCTGTATCCGCTCTTCCAGGGCCTTGGAGGAGACACGGCGGCCGCCGGGATTACCGTTAATTGTCACTTTTTCCGAAGTCATAATTACTAATTATAATTGTTTTAAACGTTCAGAGGTTCAGAGTTCACCGTTCAGGGTTATCTTTCTTCAGTTTCTGATCCGGAAATGAGGAATTTTTCGCAAGAGCCGCTTGCAAAACTCAAGATTTTGTTCGAGGGCAAGGCGCGAGGAGGTGAAAAAGCGCAGTGTACTGGGTGTACATGAGCATTTTTCACCGACGAGCAACGCAGCCCTCGGGCAAAAGATGGGTTTTGTAAGTGGCTCTTTAGCAGGCATAATCAATCTCTAGCCTCTCCGCTATAGCCTTGTCACCTACGCTGAGGCCGTCCGACATGCCGATTGGCAACTGCGTACTCCGGCCCATGGGGGCAAATATCTTTTTCAGCTCTGTCTCAGCGCTCTTGAAGACCTCTACCACACGTTCAGCCACTTTATCAGGGTCCAGCCGGCGGTAAAGCCTGGGGTTTTGAGTGGTAATGCCCCGTGGGCACTTGCCGGTGTTGCAAAGGTTACACCGGTTGTACTCGTCGCCCAGGCACCCGGCTGCGGCCTGCATGATATATTTCCCCATATCTACGGCGCTGGCCCCGAGCATGATCATGGCAGCGGCATTTGCTGCCAGGTTCCCTGTCTTGCCCATTCCACCGGCAGCGATGAGCGGAAGCTCGTTCTGTTTCCCCTGTCTGACCAGATCCAGATAGCAGTCTCTGATATTGGAAGCAATGGGATGCCCCATTTTGTCCATAGAAATATTATAGGCCGCTCCGGTCCCGCCGTCTTCACCATCAATGCACAAGGCAGCGGCATAAGGATTTCTGGCCAGGTTGTTAAGGACCGCCCGGGCGGTCCTGGTGCCGGAGATCTTGGGATAGACCGGCACACGGAAACCCCAGGCCATGGACATGGACTGGATCATCTTGGCCACTGCCTCCTCGATGGAGTATTTAGTCTGGTGTGTGGGGGGGGAGGCGAGATCGACGTACATAGGGACACCGCGGATTCCGGCAATAAGCTTCAGTACCTTGTAGGACATCAGAAGGCCGCCGTCCCCCGGCTTTGCACCCTGGCCGTACTTGATCTCGATGGCACACGGATCCTCAACCATATCCGGCAGGGCGTGAATGATCTCATCCCATCCGAAGTAGCCGGATGCGATCTGAGGTATGAAATACTTCAGGAAGCGGGAGCGCAGGAGCCTGGGCGGCATGCCGCCTTCCCCGGAACACATAACCACCGGCATCCCCTCCACCTCATTGAGATAGGTGATGCCCATTGCCAGGCCCTCCCACATGGGCGGGGAAACGGCGCCTATGGACATGCTCCCGATACGGATGGGGAATATCTCCCTCACAGGAGGGATGAAGGTATCGTCTCCTACTGTCAATAAGTTATCCTTCACCTTGAGGGGCAGCTTCTCAGGGGGCAGGATACGCCCTAAAAGGGTCCGGATATGGAACTCGTGCCTGCCTGCATCCAGGGCGGGGTCTGTCAGCATCGAGATGCGGGTGAACTTGAGCTTGTCCAGAGTGCTTGGGCTGGGATCATTGCGCCTCCCGCCGCGCTTATACGGCGTTCCTCCAAGGTTCTTGTGAAACAGAAATTTGTGCCGCGGATTGTAATACGGGGCGATTGCCGCATTCGGACATACCAGGCTGCACATTCCGCAACCGGTGCAGTAACGTTCAATGTCATTAACCTGGCGGATCCCGTGGGTTATCTTTCGTATAGTGCTGGGCATCAGGGTCCCGGATTCAGAGTACACAAGGCGCCGGGCAAAGACAGCCGGCTCAATAGCCTGCTGCGGGCACACAGCAGTACAACGGCCGCAGCGGGTACAACGGTCTTCCCTCCATTGTATAATGTAAGGGAAGTCTTGCAGCGTCAATTGTCCATTGTGGTCTAGCCGTGAAGCTGGTTCCATACCTGGACCTCCCGGGCATTGGGTGTCACTATTGCCATGTCATATTTTGAAGGAAAAATGTCAGCAGAGCGGTCACGCCGGGAGATCGCCCTGTCCAGCCCGCACATCTCGCTCATAAGTGCGTATTTTCCCTTGGCCCCGCCAACAACCCCTGGCCTGAGCTTTTTGGAGTCCTGTACCATGAAGATTGTTCCATCAGGTATAAAACCGATGACCATGTTGGGACCGTCTATGCACAGAGGCCGAAGACTCTTTTTGAGCAGGCTGACGGCCTCGGCGTCCGCTCGCTCGCGGATCTCCTCGTCCTTCAAGGGGGTAATGACGTCCTTATAATATGTCAGGGGATATTTTAGTTGCCGGTGGCTGAAGTGCAGGATATGAGTGAATACCTCGCTGTCGCTGTTGTAGCCCATGTAACCGGGGAATCCGCGGCTGGTCAGGTACTCCCGGATAGGAACAAAGGCCGTGTTCTCGCCGTTAGTCATGGTGCAATAACCCTGAATAAAGAAGGGGTGGCAGGCATAGAGATAGATGGCGTAGTTTGTATTTTGCCGCCCCTGGGCCAGGATCACCTTGGCCTGCAGGGACGGATCATCCAGGCCGAAGAACTCCCCTAACTGCAACGGATCTCCCACTTCCTTCAATGCGAGACAATCAGGATAGAAAGAAAATATAAATAGGGAGTGATCTTTTTCTCCCATACGCCTCAGGTCCAGCCTGGTCTCAAGCAGGAGTTGTTCCCACTCAACCTGGGCCTTCGGCTCATATGGCGAAGGATACTGATAGGCCTTTGCGAAGTAGTGGTCACGGGGTCCTGTCTCCATGCCCGCGACATGCTTGATCTTCGGCTCCCAACTGTATTTGACCCGAAAGCCTGCTTTCTGCATGTAATCATCCAGCATCTCAAGGCCTTTATGGGTACAGCAGCCGGAAAGGATGGGATAGCTCTTGAGATCCTCAAATGGCCCGCCCAGATCCTTCATGACCAGGCCAAGACCGGAGCCGT
This genomic window from Deltaproteobacteria bacterium contains:
- a CDS encoding TIGR00153 family protein; the encoded protein is MRLLISSLFHRSPFEDLQKHADKVKECTRLFREAVVCHIGQECKRFDLLTEQVARLESEADDIKRNIRNHLPRGILMPVDKFEFFDYLREQDKVLDEVEEALFWLSFRPEGIPAELAADIHDLVEAVIPPIEKLPELVTLAREYFKSRSEKQRIRMKSLIRDIRQYEREADHLERELKFKIFTTIKDALVVYHLVRLVEHIGAIADHAQNASDRMRAMIAK
- a CDS encoding phosphate permease, producing MNIDVIILSIATLIGLYMAANIGANDLANAMGTAVGSRALTLRQAVIISIIANVLGATLAGGYVTGTISKGIIDPGLLMDAPNNLMLGMFAALIAAGLWVHLATYFGLPVSTTHAIVGAVVGFGIISVGAGAVSWGKIISIALSWVISPVAGALIAGGIYYFLEKRVMAAGDPYAAAVHYAPGMIFFVMLVLILSFIFKGLKNLHLDVGFFYTVLLTIPCAALAAMFGRKWVRWQVHVKCELGPNPQGFSPAECFFAQLQVLAACYVAFAHGANDVANAVGPLAAIFSVVETKSVALQVEVPFWMLFIGGIAVGGGLYVFGTRVLETIGKNITEITPIRGFCAQFGAATTILICSRLGLPVSTTHVLVGSVVGVGLMRGIGALDLRILKNIGFSWVVTLPFTMVLAMLIYKVLALFLL
- a CDS encoding imidazole glycerol phosphate synthase subunit HisF → MLSKRIIPCLDVRDGKTTKGIKFKENVDIGDPVEMARFYYEEGADEIVFYDITASSERRDIMIDVVRRVAEEIFIPFSVGGGIRTIEDMRAVLLAGAEKVSVNTAAVKDPEIISEGARAFGSQCIVLGMDVKKVEPSGRTPSGYEIVIHGGRTYTGIDALAWARKAEDSGAGEICLNSIDADGTQQGYEIALTSLISGNVNIPVIASGGAGNIDHMYDVLKYAKADAALIASIVHYGTYTIKQIKDELRSRGIKVRNTW
- a CDS encoding imidazole glycerol phosphate synthase subunit HisH; protein product: MIAIIDYKAGNLKSVERALKKLGFPCCITQDREEVLGSERIIFPGVGAAGQAIADLRHLGLDKVLRHAFETGKPILGICLGAQIILDRSEENSTQCLGLISGDVKMFPSPLFSKENERLKIPHMGWNGVHLVKRHPVLEGIKPADEFYFVHSYYPMPASDKCVIGTTDYGIEFPSIIGCKNLIATQFHPEKSGTPGLKILKNFCTWNGHYAE
- a CDS encoding 4Fe-4S ferredoxin codes for the protein MTSEKVTINGNPGGRRVSSKALEERIQQAITDGARQLVVEAQGQHGIGGRIWPRNEKVSITVRGPVGQRLGSMGMYGTEIVVEGSCSDDVGWLNCGARITVLGDVTNGAHNAGAQGILYVQGGGGARCDTMTKRNPRFEPLQSWYFRDVGDSFAEFKAGGIAVVCGVNPRNPENILGYRPCVGMVGGTIYFRGPIKGYSARDVRLADLTSKDWEWLTENIKPYLKAIDRTEYHDLLAQDPSHWKKLIAYTPAERTARPGLKMPLSEFHVQVWEKDVGRGGIFGEYIEHPQTVLPYITTGADRRLKPVWNNEKYLPPCVAACPSGIPSNKRAALIREGRLEEALSLVLKYSPFPATVCGQLCPNLCMQACTRAQFDRPVDIAAMGRLSLDVPAPKPASPTGRKVGIIGGGPGGMSAAWQLALRGHEVDLYEAAGKLGGKVESCIPRERLNHEVLEKEISRFTEIGVHVHLGQRIDLNAFREIYRNHEVVIIACGAHQPRTIPFPGNEDVTAGIEFLKAVNLGKKPDLTGQKVVIIGAGNVGMDIACEAYNCGAESVTAVDIQAPASFGREREAAKSRGTRILYPKITERYDKAARTIYFKDGTSLEADTVIISIGEVPILDFLPREIHTERGYIVVNEMGQTSDVKVFAVGDATQPGLITHAIGAGRRAAEAIHAMMMHTDYEPEKRPAIPCDRIKLVYYEVSHGEEFVPEQEADRCASCGACRDCHMCETACYHGAIKRLGGPGGEFEYTVIEDKCIGCGFCAAICPCGVWEMEENI
- a CDS encoding glutamate synthase gives rise to the protein MEPASRLDHNGQLTLQDFPYIIQWREDRCTRCGRCTAVCPQQAIEPAVFARRLVYSESGTLMPSTIRKITHGIRQVNDIERYCTGCGMCSLVCPNAAIAPYYNPRHKFLFHKNLGGTPYKRGGRRNDPSPSTLDKLKFTRISMLTDPALDAGRHEFHIRTLLGRILPPEKLPLKVKDNLLTVGDDTFIPPVREIFPIRIGSMSIGAVSPPMWEGLAMGITYLNEVEGMPVVMCSGEGGMPPRLLRSRFLKYFIPQIASGYFGWDEIIHALPDMVEDPCAIEIKYGQGAKPGDGGLLMSYKVLKLIAGIRGVPMYVDLASPPTHQTKYSIEEAVAKMIQSMSMAWGFRVPVYPKISGTRTARAVLNNLARNPYAAALCIDGEDGGTGAAYNISMDKMGHPIASNIRDCYLDLVRQGKQNELPLIAAGGMGKTGNLAANAAAMIMLGASAVDMGKYIMQAAAGCLGDEYNRCNLCNTGKCPRGITTQNPRLYRRLDPDKVAERVVEVFKSAETELKKIFAPMGRSTQLPIGMSDGLSVGDKAIAERLEIDYAC
- a CDS encoding glutamate synthase — translated: MCRLSAITSSSYFSPMENILALETMKEGHDGSGLGLVMKDLGGPFEDLKSYPILSGCCTHKGLEMLDDYMQKAGFRVKYSWEPKIKHVAGMETGPRDHYFAKAYQYPSPYEPKAQVEWEQLLLETRLDLRRMGEKDHSLFIFSFYPDCLALKEVGDPLQLGEFFGLDDPSLQAKVILAQGRQNTNYAIYLYACHPFFIQGYCTMTNGENTAFVPIREYLTSRGFPGYMGYNSDSEVFTHILHFSHRQLKYPLTYYKDVITPLKDEEIRERADAEAVSLLKKSLRPLCIDGPNMVIGFIPDGTIFMVQDSKKLRPGVVGGAKGKYALMSEMCGLDRAISRRDRSADIFPSKYDMAIVTPNAREVQVWNQLHG